The window TAAACTCACCAAGAGTATTATCAGTGGGTATGAGGTGTGATGGCGGCTGCTTAGTGCTGAACGCCGTCACTACATTCTCTACAAAGCATTTACACCAGGAGCACTCCACCCAGCAGCGTTCATTCAACGCATCTTCTATGTATACCTGGAAACAAGAAAACTTGGTACAATTGCACACAGACTTGCTCAGCGCACGCCAGACGCGTCGGTACCAACGTCTACAAACACactcttaatcatttttatttttattggagtcTTATGACACTTCCATAGATCTCAATTTTGTTGTGTTACTGTCTGAATGCTGTATGCAGacacaaagacaaaaaaaaaaaaaaattttcgaAATTTATCTGGCAAATCAAATCTCATTACTCacctttataaatatatctgGCCAGTTGGTACTCTCTCGATGTCCAGCGTACAGCATATTACATGCCAGCACAAACACAAGAGGATTCCCCTTATTCTTGAAGGCTGCTCCTTGTTCCCGCTTCAATAGTGTACATAAGCTCTGCGTCACTGTCTCATGAGCAAACATGTTTGGACGTATCTTTGTAAGGTAGAGCAAGCCCATGCAGAGTATCGGGTCTGGCTTTGCACGCTGTGACTTCAGGAGACGAATTGATCCAGTTAGAAGTCCAAGCTGAAAAGACACGTATTCTTTTACTATTAttgaaattcaatacaaaagcaATAAGGGAACAAGTAATACTAGAATACAGCAAAATATTTGCAAGTAATATCTTGCATTTCATTAGACTAGTCTAAATGGTTCATATTAGGTCAGGATTAGTGCAAAGTCtgtattagaaaatatttcagtattttacTCACCAATTTATCAGAGTTATGTGTGTCCAAGGCTTGCAGAACATTAGGCACCAGGTCCACAGGGTCTACCTCCAAGGATGTACCTCCTACAGCCTCAGCTGGGGATCCAATCCTAGCCCTCTTACTAGGTGGCTGACTGCCAAATCCTGAGGGCTCTCTTTTCCGCTCCACACCTATCCACACACAGATATAAGTCATTTTATGCAAACTGTAGCCTCCACTAAATTATTGAAGGTTCCAAAATTAtagcaataacattttttagataaaattttgtaattagtcGAACActacaatattcataaaagttaGGTAGGTTTTTAGACTGTTATATGATGTGTTATAAACTGGCTAGTTGACAGCCTTCATAACTTGTAGAGGTTATTACTAAGAGCTTCAATTAAATGATAACTGATACGTACTACTTGTAGAGGGCTTGTGTATGTTCCTCTTCTCGGGGTCCCGGGAGACCACTACAGTGGACTTGCTGCCCAGAGCAAAGATATCCTGAGGATGCTGTGGAGCTTTGCTCTTGGCCCCTCTTCCTGCGGACGGCATTTTCCCACGATCCATATTCCACTTtactatttattgaaatatttatgtatgcaGATTTTACACAACATCGCACGTCTTTCTAGATTTCTGTAATAACTGCAGAATACACTGCCGCTAACGAAAACacaaataaaccaaataatagTGACGTTTTCGTTGTcactttgacatttttatttcacaacaTTGTTACAGAGTATAAATTTGGATTACCTTCATTTCCTTTTTTCCTGCATCCtgcattttaattcaattttcaagGTAAAATAAAGCTCTAAGCTACTGTTATAATTCACTTTAATAAAATCACAGTGGTTTATTACAGTGAAAtacttaaattgaaaaaaaaataagactgcAATTTTGATTTCAGAACGTATGATAAGTGAGTATCGATCAGATTCACACTACTTTAAAAAAGCTAGCTGTCAAAATTGTCAAAGGGTCCTAGACAATCGGAAAAACATAAAggtactttattttcatttaaaatcacGGTAAATGCTTTATAGACATCTAATTCTAGTGTATTTGGTCATTATTTCCCATAAAGAAAATACTGTAAACAACCTTCGGTGATCATAGTTATGTAACTGATGAGAGGTTATGTCGGTTTCAGATGCTCACTTCTACACTTTTGGGTGGTCTGAAGGCCGCGCAGGCTTCCGTGGTCATCACCAGGAACCTGGCGGCGGCACAGAAGGTTGCCGACCCCATCCAGCAGCTGTTCCTCGACAAAATCAGGGAATACAAACAGAAGAGCGCGTAAGTAACAATTACATTGACCTTGCTGCACCTGAAGTTACCTAGTTATATCACTGATTATGATCTATGAAGAAGTAAACCAAGTGTCGTCCTGCTTTTTTATCTTAAACGACTATTTAAGTTTCTAATCCAGTTTCAATAATTAGTAAATATCCAATTTTAATAAGTGAGGATTTGTTTAAGCAGAAATATATCATGAAATACTATTTTTCAGATAAAACTAATGTTCTAACAAGCGCAAGGCTCAACATGATTGTCATAAAGGCTTTAAAAGTAAactaattttaagtttttaattcaaagaaTAATTTTAGTCATTGTCTTTTTGTGTAGACTGTAGGTACTGTCACTTGTTTATGTCACTTGTGGGTAGCTAACTGTTCTatcattttcatattaacaCTTAAAGtatgtaaattgtattatttcgGTAATTTGCAAagttgtaatgtaatgtaattttctACATTCTTCAACTCAATCATTAAACCAATACTTAAAAAGGCATATAGTTAGTTGACAATGTACTATATTCTTGGTGTAATTTAGCAGTatctttctttataaaaaatatttctatacgAAACTTATCAAAACATGTTTGATTTCCAGTGGTGGCAAACTGGTGGAAGCTAGCCCGGCTATCGAGAAGGAGATGAAGACTGAGCTGGAGAAGCTGGAGAAGCAGTATGGAGGTGGCCCCGGAGTAGACATGACCTCATTCCCCTCCTTCAAGTTCGAGGAGCCCAAGCTTGACCCCATCAACGAGCAGTTTGTCGCCAAGAAGTGAACAGAGTCTGCTTTGTCAACGGATATTGTATAAGTgtatcattaaatcaattaattagactgtattgtttgtttttcaatatatctattttgagtttttagaatatacttaaaatgtatAGTTGAAAGATTATTTCATTGTAGGTATTAGGTATTCATAAAATGATTGTCATCctctaataaattattgcagttgaaacaattttgaataattttctagAAAGTAAAAGGTTTTCGAGAACTAAGCATAATAGACTATCCTCGTACTCGGAATAAAGACAAAGCTGCCAggcaaatatttatgaaagagACATCTATCGGATTAACGACtgcaaaattataattgtactGGGCTTAGTTTCACAGAATACCAATAGAGGGTGCTGTTATCAGTACTTCCGCTGTATACTTATTTTTCAAAAGTGGGACATGGAGGGCACAATAATTATGCAGTCGGCCAGACTTCATGTGAAATACGTTGTTCAGCCGGACCTATAGGATAAGAAGCATTCAACCCCAaccaaaattttatataattgacTATCTTTGTATTTCAAACATCTTCGTAAATGATGGTTCCCTGCATTGTTTTCTATCTTCattgattattgtttttctaatatCGTATTGTATAACCATCATTACATTGTAAGGAAATGGAAACAATAAATCTAATTCTTGTTATCTCAGCATGGCCCTATGGTTGAATGCAAGAAAATAGTAGgtacattgtttatgtttaaaaagtatacataaatagAGTTTCTAAGTAGGTATCCCCAGTACCTACTTGCATGTTTTCTAGTATAAttgaattgtaatattataaacgcgaaagtatgGATAtaacgatgaatgaatgaatgtatggatggatgtttgtttctctttcacacaaaaaccactgaacagatttacaCGAGATAATACAAAGTCACTTTATTAACTCatacaatagtttttatcccgatttcatggTCCCGCCCGTGGGTTCACTTTCAATTTGTAGTGGTCGGCAACAGTTAGTAGATAACTTTCAATCTTCCTTACCACATTTAATTAGTAAGAAGGattgtaatcaataaaaaaaggcCATTTGTAGAGGCGGTGTAAGTACGCAGCCAAGTATGCAGTGCCGAgcatccataaggcactttaggccagtgcctaggggcccactatgaccaggggcccaccaccaaaaaaagctcgataaatttttcactgaatgaaaataacttgaaccaagggggcccccactcctttattgcctcggggcccctgggtccctagatccggccctgcaTGTATGGCTTTATGTGGTATCAATAACCCCCATGATGGGCAAAAGGAAACATAGCATTAGATTGcaatttaaagcaaaattttaatcaCCTCGGCCTTCGGGTTTGTAATCTATACGTAACTCTTCTTGCACCTTACCTATAATACCTTTATATGGTGTCATATATCTTATGTGAAAGATTCTCCAAGCTACGGAAATATCTAGAAATGTTTCTGCCCAGTCTTCACAAATCACAGTAGCTACCTATACCTCATAGCAATTCTTTCATTCTTGAGTAATACGGGGTACATACCGTACATAATAATCTATTAGACAAGATAGGCTACTGTATGATTACCAAATCGATGCAAGATAATTTCGGTTATCTTGGCATCAGCCTAAAAGGTGTTTTCCGTAAAATACTGTCACCTGAGCCTAACGTTTATTGGATGAGACCGATGTTTATCAAAGCACTTGACTTTTGAAACTGCGTAAAACTTTCCATTTACATAGTTATCTAGCCAATACGatgtaactaatattaatttcatttgcGTCCTAGTTTATTATGTGCActataatcttattttaatgg is drawn from Trichoplusia ni isolate ovarian cell line Hi5 chromosome 23 unlocalized genomic scaffold, tn1 tig00003407_group22, whole genome shotgun sequence and contains these coding sequences:
- the LOC113506716 gene encoding ATP synthase-coupling factor 6, mitochondrial-like, whose product is MISEYRSDSHYFKKASCQNCQRVLDNRKNIKMLTSTLLGGLKAAQASVVITRNLAAAQKVADPIQQLFLDKIREYKQKSAGGKLVEASPAIEKEMKTELEKLEKQYGGGPGVDMTSFPSFKFEEPKLDPINEQFVAKK